The following are encoded in a window of Carya illinoinensis cultivar Pawnee chromosome 15, C.illinoinensisPawnee_v1, whole genome shotgun sequence genomic DNA:
- the LOC122296125 gene encoding histone deacetylase 2: MVRGNRIRSPSHTDSINRVINTESLQISHFRLLHNSPPLNYQSLYRCVLPNSTSRARAMSSASSSSSATEAETLRRSRILKSKLYFDVPLSKVPVIYSASYDIAFLGIEKLHPFDSSKWGRVCRFLISDGALGKYCIVEPLEASNEDLLVVHSESYLKSLKNSANVACIVEVPPVALFPNCLVQQKVLYPFRNQVGGTILGAKLAKERGWAVNVGGGFHHCSGEKGGGFCAYADISLCIHYAFVRLNISRVMIIDLDAHQGNGHELDFADDRRVYTLDMYNPGIYPFDYEARRYIDQKVEVMSGTATDEYLKKLDEALKVAASRFDPELVVYNAGTDILDGDPLGRLKISPDGIANRDEKVFRFARERNIPIVMLTSGGYMKSSARVIADSMINLSKKCLIDMGKNAT, translated from the exons ATGGTAAGGGGGAATCGTATCCGGTCACCGAGTCATACCGATTCCATCAACCGCGTAATTAACACTGAATCTCTGCAAATCAGCCATTTTCGTCTCCTTCACAATTCGCCTCCATTGAATTATCAGTCTCTCTATCGCTGTGTTCTCCCCAACTCCACGAGTCGTGCTAGAGCAATGTCGTCCgcctcttcttcttcgtctGCGACCGAGGCCGAAACTCTTCGGCGCAGCCGAATTCTCAAAAGCAAGCTATACTTTGACGTTCCTCTCTCCAAG GTTCCTGTTATTTACTCGGCGTCGTACGATATAGCGTTTCTTGGCATAGAGAAGCT GCACCCATTTGATTCATCTAAATGGGGTCGTGTATGTCGATTCCTCATCTCTGATGGCGCTCTGGGAAAATATTGTATCGTTGAGCCTCTGGAAGCTTCAAACGAGGATCTCCTTGTG GTACATTCAGAATCATACTTGAAAAGTCTAAAAAATAGTGCAAATGTCGCCTGTATAGTTGAG GTCCCTCCTGTTGCTCTATTTCCCAACTGTCTAGTGCAgcagaaagttctttacccgtTTCGCAATCAG GTGGGAGGGACTATTTTGGGAGCAAAGCTTGCAAAAGAGCGTGGGTGGGCTGTCAATGTGGGAGGAGGGTTTCATCACTGCTCTGGGGAAAAAGGAGGTGGATTTTGTGCTTATGCAGACATTTCTCTTTGCATCCACTATGCCTTTGTACGGTTAAATATATCAAG GGTGATGATAATTGATCTTGATGCACACCAAGGAAATGGCCATGAACTGGATTTTGCTGATGACA GACGAGTCTATACACTGGATATGTACAACCCCGGGATATATCCATTT GATTATGAAGCACGAAGATACATCGATCAGAAGGTTGAAGTAATG AGTGGAACCGCAACTGATGAATACTTGAAGAAATTGGATGAGGCACTTAAG GTTGCTGCGAGTAGGTTTGATCCTGAGTTGGTGGTTTACAACGCTGGAACTGATATTCTTGATGGAGATCCACTAGGCAGGTTGAAG ATCAGTCCTGATGGGATTGCCAATAGAGATGAGAAAGTTTTTAGGTTCGCTCGTGAGAGGAACATACCTATTGTCATGCTCACatcag GTGGTTACATGAAGTCAAGTGCCAGAGTTATAGCAGATTCCATGATCAACCTGTCAAAGAAATGCCTGATAGATATGGGTAAGAATGCCACGTAA
- the LOC122296603 gene encoding uncharacterized protein LOC122296603: protein MADKPSRALVLYGYGLARFISPSHDHLHSLASKASCGSVHGNEAVVITKNSTLKVFGAKLGLIVLESNDLVKNLHSLAKVPADVVASELLNLLGFKEGKTLETSEYNLVCVYYVNALVGDIMKIAQPGSEIGSRLHLSLVMSYGHVPEDNDPNLPVLTTKDEKKSDLLMLWSLLVSTLDLETDHKVCIYNSIQRERERCVVLIINVIHLENVICIHWHSADLSKTIDPLRKPHKPRHIAQWPIPQEVFQAKDPSLMSSSTWTVSFSDGICLNISHKCYTMRGENQREDVRHHFPILITQWQYGVTRKDMAEMFSFKDFLEHGGNLAIPADRFLHEVAFKIWKAPKYGA from the exons ATGGCGGACAAGCCAAGCCGAGCATTGGTTTTGTACGGATATGGGTTGGCCCGTTTCATCAGCCCATCTCACGATCATCTCCATTCTCTCGCATCAAAAGCTTCCTGTGGTTCT GTTCATGGGAATGAAGCTGTTGTAATcacaaaaaattcaactttgaaagtttttggtgCCAAACTTGGCTTAATTGTGTTGGAATCCAATGACCTAGTTAAAAACCTGCATTCCCTTGCGAAAGTACCAGCGGATGTTGTGGCGTCTGAGTTGCTAAACTTGCTTGGATTTAAAGAAGGGAAGACTCTAGAGACAAGCGAGTATAATTTAGTTTGTGTGTAT TATGTCAATGCTTTGGTTGGGGATATAATGAAGATAGCCCAACCTGGATCCGAAATTGGTTCCCGCCTGCATTTGTCCCTCGTGATGAGCTATGGCCATGTCCCAGAGGACAATGATCCCAACTTACCAGTTTTAACTACTAAAGATGAGAAAAAATCTGATCTTTTAATGCTATGGAGCCTTCTAGTCTCGACATTGGATTTGGAAACGGATCAtaaagtgtgtatatataactcaatacagagagagagagagaggtgtgtCGTATTGATCATAAACGTAATTCACTTGGAGAATGTTATTTGTATACACTGG CATTCAGCAGATTTATCCAAAACCATCGATCCCCTGCGCAAACCCCATAAACCCAGACACATTGCTCAATGGCCAATCCCTCAGGAAGTGTTTCAGGCAAAGGACCCATCACTCATGTCATCTTCGACATGGACGGTCTCCTTCTCG GACGGAATCTGCCTTAACATTTCACACAAATGTTACACCATGAGAGGAGAAAATCAACGGGAAGATGTAAG GCATCATTTCCCCATATTGATTACCCAATGGCAGTATGGTGTAACCCGCAAGGATATGGCCGAGATGTTTTCCTTTAAAGATTTTTTGGAG